One uncultured Caproiciproducens sp. DNA segment encodes these proteins:
- the alsK gene encoding allose kinase codes for MDDKMKKYVIGIDIGGTNFRMGMVTKDGELSNFIKMPSSTLSTGQVINTLAERISDYINQFDAQEDVEAVAIGIPSIVSKDKKILYSTPNLGGLDNINIPDPLSALLGVPVFIDRDVNFLLQYDIGHLNLNSGKTILGFYVGTGLGNAIYIEGKFYGGKNGVAGELGHIPMYGLTQRCTCGNRGCSEVICSGRHLEELVKEHFPETDISNAFKEHGDHELITQYVRDLAIPISTEINILDPDHIVIGGGVISMNGFPKAVLVDAIYKSTRKPYPAENLQIVFSEHTPQSGVVGSADYAYKKLTGK; via the coding sequence ATGGATGATAAAATGAAAAAATACGTAATCGGTATCGATATAGGCGGAACAAACTTCCGAATGGGTATGGTCACGAAGGATGGAGAACTCAGTAATTTTATAAAGATGCCCAGTTCCACTCTATCCACAGGGCAGGTCATCAACACACTTGCTGAAAGAATTTCAGACTATATCAATCAATTCGATGCACAAGAGGATGTGGAAGCGGTCGCAATTGGAATTCCATCCATCGTGAGCAAGGACAAAAAAATCCTTTATTCCACTCCGAATCTGGGAGGACTTGACAACATCAACATTCCAGATCCTCTGTCGGCACTTTTGGGTGTTCCGGTTTTTATAGACAGAGATGTTAATTTTTTACTGCAATATGATATCGGCCATTTAAATCTCAACAGCGGCAAAACCATCTTGGGTTTTTACGTTGGTACAGGTTTGGGCAATGCAATCTATATTGAAGGTAAATTTTACGGCGGAAAAAACGGCGTCGCAGGCGAACTGGGGCACATCCCCATGTACGGCTTAACGCAGAGATGTACCTGCGGAAACCGGGGCTGTTCGGAAGTAATATGCTCCGGCAGGCACCTGGAGGAACTGGTAAAAGAACATTTTCCGGAAACGGATATTTCCAATGCTTTTAAAGAACATGGGGATCATGAACTTATTACCCAATATGTAAGAGATTTGGCGATTCCGATTTCAACGGAAATTAATATACTGGATCCTGATCACATCGTTATTGGCGGTGGTGTTATTTCCATGAATGGTTTTCCAAAGGCTGTGCTGGTGGATGCGATTTATAAGTCCACGCGTAAGCCATATCCTGCCGAGAACCTTCAAATTGTCTTTTCTGAGCATACGCCGCAAAGCGGAGTGGTTGGCAGCGCGGATTATGCGTACAAGAAATTGACAGGTAAGTAG
- the alsE gene encoding D-allulose 6-phosphate 3-epimerase — protein sequence MSKSKFSPSLMCMDLLNIKQQVEFLNQKADFYHVDIMDGHFVKNITLSPDFVKMLSSIATIPIDCHLMVTDPDDYIESLAKAGAGYICPHAETINAQAFRIINKIKSFNCKVGVVLNPATPISSIQPYLHLLDKVTIMSVDPGFAGQPFIREMLDKIKEAKKLKEQNGYHYLIEVDGSCNEKTFKELYNAGVEVFIVGSSGLFGLDKDLPAAWDKMQKIFNEQINSN from the coding sequence ATGAGTAAATCAAAATTTTCACCGTCACTCATGTGCATGGATTTGCTGAATATTAAGCAGCAGGTGGAATTTCTAAACCAAAAAGCGGATTTTTATCATGTTGATATTATGGATGGGCATTTTGTAAAGAACATTACGCTTTCGCCCGACTTTGTTAAGATGCTCAGTTCAATTGCCACCATTCCGATTGACTGCCATCTGATGGTTACGGACCCTGATGACTATATTGAAAGCCTGGCAAAAGCGGGTGCGGGCTATATTTGCCCCCACGCCGAAACCATCAACGCGCAAGCCTTCCGCATCATCAATAAAATAAAGTCATTCAATTGCAAAGTCGGTGTTGTATTAAACCCCGCCACGCCGATTTCGAGCATTCAGCCCTATCTGCATCTTTTGGATAAAGTCACGATTATGAGTGTCGACCCGGGTTTTGCCGGTCAGCCGTTTATCCGTGAAATGCTCGATAAAATCAAAGAAGCTAAAAAATTAAAGGAACAAAACGGGTACCACTATTTAATTGAAGTGGATGGGTCCTGCAACGAGAAAACGTTCAAGGAGCTTTATAACGCCGGAGTCGAGGTGTTTATTGTAGGTTCCTCAGGGCTGTTCGGTCTTGACAAGGATTTGCCGGCCGCGTGGGATAAAATGCAGAAGATTTTTAATGAACAAATTAACAGTAATTGA
- the alsC gene encoding D-allose ABC transporter permease codes for MEKTTKNNRLSFNDVWQKYGTMGILLLLLLILAAFKPQYVFSASSVSQILTQSSVNILIALGEFFAILIAGIDLSVGSTVALTGMVTAKLMVGGMNPVQAAVLGVFSGAILGLVNGMLINSTGLHPFIITLGTQAIFRGVTLIISNASSVFGFPTSFTLGLSSSFIGIPIPVIFALITAVILGFLTVKTKLGRNIYALGGNKEAAWFSGINVKLHTLIVFIISGICGGIAGVVLLGRVGAAEPAAATGFETYAIAAAIIGGTSFFGGKGKIFGVVMGGLIIGVINYGMNVLTVSSSYQQIVMGALIIISVAFDRFVASKK; via the coding sequence TTGGAAAAAACAACAAAAAACAACAGATTGTCCTTTAACGATGTCTGGCAAAAATATGGAACCATGGGGATCTTGCTTCTTCTGCTTTTAATCCTGGCGGCGTTTAAACCCCAATACGTATTTTCGGCATCCAGTGTGTCACAAATACTTACGCAAAGTTCAGTTAATATTTTAATCGCACTTGGTGAATTCTTTGCAATCCTGATTGCAGGCATCGATCTTTCTGTTGGTTCGACGGTTGCTTTAACGGGCATGGTTACGGCAAAGTTGATGGTGGGCGGAATGAACCCGGTACAGGCCGCCGTCTTAGGCGTATTTTCCGGCGCGATACTGGGTCTGGTTAACGGGATGCTGATTAACTCAACCGGCTTGCATCCATTTATCATCACTCTTGGTACGCAGGCAATTTTCAGAGGAGTTACCCTGATTATCTCCAATGCAAGCTCGGTATTTGGTTTTCCAACCTCGTTTACCCTTGGGCTGAGCAGTTCTTTCATAGGAATTCCGATTCCTGTTATTTTCGCTCTTATTACAGCGGTCATTCTTGGATTTTTAACCGTTAAGACAAAGCTGGGACGAAATATTTATGCACTCGGCGGAAACAAAGAAGCAGCGTGGTTTTCCGGAATCAATGTAAAACTGCATACCCTCATTGTATTTATCATTTCCGGAATTTGCGGCGGAATCGCCGGTGTGGTTTTGCTGGGACGCGTCGGTGCCGCCGAGCCTGCCGCTGCAACAGGGTTTGAAACTTACGCCATTGCGGCCGCTATCATTGGCGGAACGAGCTTCTTCGGGGGCAAAGGCAAGATTTTCGGCGTAGTGATGGGCGGTCTGATCATCGGCGTTATCAACTATGGCATGAATGTACTGACTGTTTCAAGCAGCTACCAGCAGATTGTTATGGGCGCACTGATCATTATTTCAGTCGCTTTTGATCGTTTTGTCGCATCTAAAAAATAA
- a CDS encoding ATP-binding cassette domain-containing protein — protein MKALVEMKGVTKKFPGVIALKDISFDIKPGEVHVLLGENGAGKSTLMKILSGVYEPSQGTIVVNGKEYSRLTPKDSYDNGISIIYQELSVINELSIQENLFVGKLLTKKIAGVSVVDNKAMREITLELLKKIGLKRDPKTFVEELSISEKQQIEIAKALACNAEVIIMDEPTASLTLEEVDHLFEIIKQLKSEGKGIVYISHKMKEIKEIGDRVTVLKDGTFVGTREVADVEINDLITMMVGREVKEKFNNETISDFSKEPVIFEVKHLSRKDKRVRDVSFQLHKGEILGFAGLVGSGRSEMMNAIFGSEPKSAGEVFLDGKKIDTKNPYAAIKNGLAMVTENRRENGFIDTFDIKRNISLLPYIKSSKAQGTVGLVSDKFDNECAKEQCKNLRVKCSSVQQNITELSGGNQQKVILAKWMAADSQLIIFDEPTKGIDIGSKSEIHALMRALANKGRGVLVVSSELPELLAVCDTICVFREGRIAMAFNINEATEENIMRMSTSEITNEVN, from the coding sequence ATGAAAGCATTGGTAGAAATGAAAGGCGTAACCAAAAAATTTCCGGGGGTTATCGCACTCAAAGACATTTCATTTGATATCAAACCGGGGGAAGTTCATGTTCTTCTGGGCGAAAATGGGGCCGGAAAATCCACACTGATGAAAATTCTGAGCGGGGTATATGAGCCGTCTCAAGGCACAATCGTTGTAAACGGAAAAGAATACTCCCGCCTTACACCAAAGGATTCTTATGATAATGGAATCAGCATTATTTATCAGGAACTCAGTGTGATTAACGAGCTTTCCATTCAGGAAAACCTGTTTGTAGGAAAGCTTCTGACCAAAAAAATTGCAGGCGTCAGCGTTGTGGATAACAAAGCAATGCGCGAGATAACGCTGGAACTTCTGAAGAAGATCGGGCTCAAGCGCGACCCGAAAACTTTTGTTGAGGAATTGAGTATTTCTGAAAAACAGCAGATAGAAATCGCAAAGGCGTTAGCATGTAATGCCGAGGTGATCATTATGGATGAACCAACGGCGTCACTTACTCTGGAAGAAGTTGATCATCTGTTTGAAATTATCAAGCAGTTGAAAAGTGAAGGAAAAGGGATTGTCTATATATCCCACAAAATGAAGGAAATCAAAGAAATCGGCGACAGGGTAACCGTGTTAAAAGACGGCACATTTGTTGGTACAAGGGAAGTCGCGGATGTCGAAATTAACGACCTCATTACAATGATGGTCGGCCGTGAAGTCAAGGAAAAATTCAACAATGAAACAATCAGCGATTTTAGCAAGGAACCCGTTATTTTTGAAGTGAAGCATCTTTCCCGCAAGGACAAAAGAGTGCGGGATGTATCCTTTCAGCTTCATAAGGGCGAAATTCTTGGCTTTGCCGGACTGGTAGGTTCCGGGCGCAGTGAAATGATGAATGCGATTTTTGGCTCTGAACCAAAATCAGCGGGTGAAGTTTTTTTAGACGGTAAAAAAATTGATACAAAAAACCCTTACGCTGCGATTAAAAACGGTCTTGCCATGGTAACCGAAAACAGACGTGAAAACGGTTTTATCGACACGTTTGATATTAAGAGAAACATATCGCTGCTTCCATATATCAAAAGTTCAAAGGCGCAGGGAACCGTGGGGCTCGTGAGTGATAAATTCGACAACGAATGTGCAAAAGAACAATGCAAAAACTTGCGGGTCAAGTGCTCCAGCGTTCAACAAAATATCACTGAGCTTTCCGGCGGAAACCAGCAAAAAGTCATTCTCGCCAAATGGATGGCTGCGGATTCACAGCTGATTATATTTGATGAACCTACGAAGGGCATCGACATCGGAAGTAAAAGTGAAATCCACGCGCTGATGCGCGCCCTTGCCAATAAAGGCAGAGGGGTGTTGGTTGTTTCGTCCGAATTGCCGGAGCTTCTCGCAGTGTGCGATACGATCTGTGTGTTTAGAGAAGGCAGAATCGCGATGGCATTTAACATCAATGAAGCGACGGAAGAAAATATTATGCGTATGTCAACCAGCGAAATTACTAATGAGGTGAATTGA
- a CDS encoding LacI family DNA-binding transcriptional regulator, translating into MDNKKISMVDIAKMSNVSIATVSRILNKNGRYSPETEKKVLSIIEKYNYKLNLSAKSLRTNISQSIGILVPDVTNEFFAKIIRSIENYITPYNYSLFVCDSNEDEELENLHVENLIAKNVDGIICISGQLHPRPLEKIYDIPIVYIDRRPKEAKFLVQSDNVEGGFLATEELIRKGCKRIIMLRDKRWLSPIRQRYEGYVKAHEKYNLPVQMDLQVDVTVDYKKAKDKMNTIIAAGTKFDGIFACNDVIALSALHALTENGIQVPQQVKITGFDGITLGEFCNPPITTIIQNTDEIGKQCVSILMKCIHHEDVKSTNEVVPVELSVRGTT; encoded by the coding sequence ATGGATAACAAAAAAATATCTATGGTAGATATTGCGAAAATGTCGAATGTTTCTATTGCGACAGTTTCCAGGATCCTCAATAAGAATGGCCGTTATTCACCTGAAACTGAGAAAAAAGTTTTAAGTATTATTGAGAAATATAACTATAAGCTTAACCTCAGTGCAAAGAGTTTGCGTACGAATATAAGCCAAAGCATAGGGATACTTGTTCCGGACGTCACCAATGAATTTTTTGCAAAAATCATTCGTTCAATTGAAAACTACATCACACCATATAATTATTCGCTTTTTGTGTGTGACTCTAACGAAGATGAAGAACTCGAAAATTTACACGTTGAAAATCTAATTGCTAAAAATGTCGACGGAATTATATGCATATCAGGTCAGCTGCATCCCCGCCCATTGGAAAAGATATATGATATTCCGATTGTTTATATTGACAGAAGGCCGAAAGAAGCGAAGTTTCTTGTGCAGTCCGACAATGTCGAAGGTGGGTTTTTAGCAACCGAGGAGCTGATTCGTAAAGGATGCAAACGAATTATAATGCTGCGTGACAAACGGTGGCTTTCTCCTATCCGACAGCGTTATGAAGGTTATGTTAAGGCTCACGAAAAATATAATTTACCCGTCCAAATGGATTTACAGGTAGATGTTACGGTTGATTACAAGAAAGCAAAAGACAAGATGAACACGATTATTGCAGCGGGTACAAAATTTGACGGGATTTTCGCCTGTAATGATGTGATTGCACTGAGCGCTTTACATGCCTTGACAGAAAATGGCATTCAGGTTCCTCAGCAGGTTAAGATTACCGGATTCGATGGAATTACCCTTGGCGAATTTTGTAATCCGCCCATTACGACAATCATCCAAAACACAGATGAAATCGGCAAACAATGTGTCAGCATTCTTATGAAATGTATTCATCATGAGGATGTTAAAAGCACAAATGAAGTTGTTCCCGTTGAATTATCTGTACGCGGTACAACCTGA
- a CDS encoding MFS transporter has translation MKEAVSNGGGKKRITLFVVVAMTFMATLDSSIVNVALPVMSGKMNVPLSSVEWVVASYVMIICSTILFFGRLGDIIGKSKVFQCGTVLFTISSLLCGLCQSFTLLIICRFVQGIGASAYMANNQGIITELYPKEGRGRALGILVTAVAMGNMVGPSVGGFILSALNWNAIFWVNVPIGIIVFLLGMKYLPKSARNHEQMDKTGAVLQFGGTILLFGALIEAQTTGFANPYILTAILVSIFFIALFIRAEKRQSQPLLTLSIFRDLRFSLNLVCALTSFVCIAASTILLPFYLQDTLKLTPAQAGLFMMLSPLILAILSPICGTLSDKIGSESLTLIGLLLMASGFSLMSRLTEHSRIGICAVFVSIMAVGQALFQPANNSLIMSACPRDKLGIVGSVNSLVRNLGQIVGITLSTTLLYGFMSWKLNYRVSDYVKGKDDVFVYGMSNVYLILVAVCCLGAAFTAFRLFQVRSRKRNQVQGMKMQD, from the coding sequence ATGAAAGAAGCAGTTTCAAACGGCGGCGGCAAAAAAAGAATTACCCTATTTGTCGTTGTCGCCATGACCTTTATGGCCACGCTGGATTCCAGCATCGTGAATGTGGCGCTGCCCGTGATGTCCGGCAAAATGAACGTCCCGCTCTCCTCCGTCGAATGGGTGGTTGCGAGCTATGTCATGATCATATGTTCCACCATTTTGTTTTTTGGACGTCTTGGGGATATCATTGGGAAATCAAAAGTATTCCAGTGCGGAACGGTCTTGTTCACGATCTCTTCCTTGCTGTGCGGACTGTGTCAGTCCTTCACGCTCCTGATCATTTGCCGCTTTGTGCAGGGAATCGGGGCTTCCGCTTACATGGCGAACAATCAGGGGATTATCACGGAACTGTATCCCAAGGAAGGCCGGGGCAGGGCGCTCGGCATTCTGGTTACGGCGGTTGCGATGGGCAACATGGTCGGCCCCTCGGTCGGCGGGTTTATTCTGTCGGCCCTGAACTGGAACGCCATCTTCTGGGTCAACGTACCAATCGGCATTATAGTCTTTCTGCTGGGGATGAAATATCTGCCCAAAAGTGCAAGGAATCATGAACAAATGGACAAAACGGGCGCGGTTCTTCAGTTTGGGGGAACAATTTTATTGTTCGGGGCGCTCATTGAGGCGCAAACAACAGGATTTGCGAATCCGTACATCTTGACGGCGATTCTTGTGTCAATTTTTTTTATTGCGTTGTTTATCCGGGCGGAAAAAAGGCAAAGTCAGCCACTCCTTACATTGAGTATATTTCGTGACCTGCGGTTTTCGTTAAACCTTGTTTGTGCCCTCACTTCCTTTGTCTGCATTGCCGCATCTACGATTCTCCTGCCCTTTTACCTTCAGGACACTTTAAAACTGACACCGGCGCAGGCGGGGCTGTTTATGATGCTGTCTCCGCTGATTCTGGCAATCCTGTCTCCGATCTGCGGCACTCTTTCCGATAAAATCGGCTCTGAATCTCTGACCCTGATCGGTCTGCTGCTGATGGCCTCGGGCTTTTCCCTCATGTCGCGGCTTACCGAGCATTCACGGATTGGAATCTGCGCGGTCTTCGTTTCCATCATGGCTGTAGGCCAAGCTCTATTTCAGCCGGCAAATAATTCGCTCATTATGTCTGCCTGCCCCCGGGATAAGCTTGGAATTGTCGGCAGCGTCAACTCGCTGGTGCGGAATCTCGGCCAAATCGTAGGAATCACACTTTCCACAACGCTGCTGTACGGCTTTATGAGCTGGAAGTTAAACTACCGTGTTTCCGATTATGTAAAAGGAAAGGACGACGTATTTGTCTATGGAATGAGTAATGTATATCTCATTCTGGTTGCTGTATGTTGTCTGGGGGCTGCGTTTACCGCATTTCGGCTTTTTCAGGTGAGAAGCAGGAAGCGGAATCAGGTACAAGGTATGAAAATGCAAGATTAA
- a CDS encoding AraC family transcriptional regulator, translated as MKNTNTYLYREMPDKNFSVEIFLKGDIKRGGNYKRHWHEHLQFYYFVSGKAFLECGRNRFYAAAGSIVVINSNELHYLEGLSDDLSFYVIRIDPSFLFSNQVDLLQTKYLAPLTQNRISFQNLIENDAEVSDCVKRMIREYFSRQTGFELAIKSFVYQLIVLLLRGYVAKILTKEEFEENARILRRFDSVFQIIQEHYAEKISLKELAESVNISAGHFCRTFKQMTGKTTTDYINGVRLEKAAALLEQKDLNITEIAIRCGFDSVNYFSRLFRTYYHTSPTAFRGCLPDGSATTQHSE; from the coding sequence ATGAAAAATACAAACACCTATTTATACAGAGAGATGCCGGACAAAAATTTCAGCGTTGAAATTTTTTTGAAAGGCGATATTAAGCGCGGAGGAAATTACAAGAGACATTGGCATGAGCATTTGCAGTTTTACTATTTCGTCAGCGGAAAGGCTTTTCTTGAATGCGGCCGCAATCGCTTTTACGCCGCCGCAGGCAGCATCGTCGTAATCAACAGCAATGAACTGCATTATCTGGAGGGTCTTTCTGATGATTTGAGTTTCTACGTCATCCGTATCGACCCCTCATTCCTTTTCAGCAATCAGGTCGACCTGCTGCAGACAAAATACCTTGCACCACTGACCCAAAATCGGATTTCCTTTCAAAACCTGATTGAAAATGACGCGGAGGTATCGGACTGTGTCAAACGGATGATTCGCGAGTACTTCTCCCGGCAGACCGGCTTCGAGCTCGCGATAAAATCGTTTGTCTACCAGTTGATTGTTCTGCTGCTGAGGGGATATGTCGCTAAAATACTGACCAAAGAAGAGTTTGAAGAGAATGCCCGAATTTTGCGGCGGTTTGATTCTGTTTTTCAGATCATACAAGAGCATTACGCCGAAAAGATCAGCTTAAAGGAACTGGCAGAAAGCGTGAATATCAGCGCCGGTCATTTTTGCAGGACATTCAAACAAATGACCGGCAAGACGACAACGGACTATATCAACGGCGTTCGGCTGGAAAAGGCCGCAGCTCTTTTGGAGCAAAAAGATTTGAATATCACAGAAATCGCCATACGGTGCGGCTTTGACAGCGTAAACTATTTCAGCCGCCTGTTCCGAACGTACTACCACACTTCTCCGACCGCATTCAGAGGATGTTTACCGGACGGTTCAGCAACGACACAACACTCAGAATGA
- a CDS encoding class I SAM-dependent methyltransferase, whose product MKNREEIDYGNWVSGSMMRMWTVATLIAAALCAVSFMPFTVLWPSAARWAIRGILLTLMVGLLVTTIYFGICRRLFSYKGKSQIQSRILDYVLSYLKFDSGKILDIGCGNGALSIKAAKKFPSGIVTGMDYWGSVWDFAKEQCEANAKREGVSDRVSFQKGDAAGLAFPDESFDGAVSNFVFHEVRSQPDKRLVVKEALRVVKKGGAFAFHDLYFEKNFYGDIDNFVCRLKAEGIHEIHLVCSKDEPFIPKILKSSFMLGRIGLLYGIK is encoded by the coding sequence ATGAAGAACAGAGAAGAAATTGATTACGGAAATTGGGTATCGGGCAGTATGATGCGGATGTGGACGGTGGCGACGCTGATTGCCGCCGCCTTATGCGCCGTCAGTTTTATGCCGTTTACGGTACTATGGCCATCCGCTGCACGCTGGGCTATCAGGGGCATCTTGCTGACACTTATGGTTGGATTGCTGGTTACAACCATTTATTTTGGTATTTGCCGCAGATTGTTTTCTTACAAGGGCAAAAGCCAAATCCAGAGCCGGATTCTCGACTACGTTTTGTCCTATCTGAAATTTGATTCTGGCAAGATTCTGGATATCGGCTGTGGAAACGGAGCACTGTCGATCAAGGCGGCAAAAAAGTTTCCCAGTGGTATAGTAACCGGGATGGATTATTGGGGCTCGGTTTGGGACTTTGCCAAAGAGCAATGCGAAGCAAACGCCAAGCGTGAGGGCGTTTCCGACCGGGTTTCCTTCCAAAAAGGAGACGCGGCAGGTCTTGCATTCCCAGACGAATCGTTTGACGGCGCGGTCAGCAACTTTGTATTTCATGAGGTAAGGAGCCAGCCGGATAAACGCCTGGTCGTAAAAGAAGCGCTGAGGGTCGTGAAAAAAGGCGGTGCTTTTGCGTTCCATGATCTCTACTTTGAGAAAAATTTTTACGGAGATATTGACAATTTTGTCTGCCGGCTAAAAGCAGAAGGCATCCATGAAATTCATCTTGTCTGCTCAAAGGACGAACCATTCATCCCGAAAATTTTGAAAAGCAGTTTTATGCTCGGACGTATCGGGTTACTATATGGAATTAAATAA
- a CDS encoding TetR/AcrR family transcriptional regulator encodes MIENAVETREKLLQSAKQEFLLNGFEKASLRTICKNAGLTTGALYFFFENKEDLFDCLVKDAASELKKMMASFAQTEKVEYQSSISSSESKLPRSDIDHEKALMRYLYANKDAFVLLTSMARGSSYDGFYREMIQFMEQLFSEFVCLYHSKKIADSPMMKNAVRCMVSFRIHAYLELLQSNIPLEEALSQAEIIASYAVGGFENVMNHIKQKYT; translated from the coding sequence TTGATAGAAAACGCAGTTGAGACAAGAGAAAAGCTGCTCCAGTCCGCAAAGCAGGAATTTTTATTAAATGGGTTTGAAAAAGCGTCGCTGCGCACCATCTGCAAAAACGCGGGTCTGACGACCGGTGCGCTGTATTTTTTCTTTGAGAACAAGGAAGACCTGTTTGACTGCCTTGTAAAGGATGCCGCTTCCGAATTAAAAAAGATGATGGCCTCTTTTGCACAAACCGAAAAGGTGGAATACCAAAGCTCGATAAGCAGCAGCGAATCGAAGCTTCCCCGCTCCGACATTGACCACGAAAAAGCCTTGATGCGTTACTTGTACGCCAACAAAGACGCTTTTGTTTTGCTGACGAGTATGGCGCGGGGGTCTTCCTATGATGGTTTTTATCGTGAAATGATTCAGTTTATGGAGCAGCTGTTCAGCGAGTTTGTCTGTCTGTATCACAGTAAAAAAATCGCGGATTCTCCGATGATGAAAAACGCAGTTCGCTGTATGGTTTCCTTTCGGATTCATGCTTATCTTGAACTGCTGCAAAGCAATATTCCTCTGGAAGAAGCGCTCAGTCAGGCTGAAATTATCGCAAGCTATGCCGTCGGCGGTTTTGAGAACGTAATGAACCACATAAAACAAAAATACACTTGA
- a CDS encoding 2Fe-2S iron-sulfur cluster-binding protein, translated as MQVKIYRYDPSIDTESHFDTFDVPAMPHWTVMDVLDYICENLDSTIAYFKHGACDHGICGRCSLRVNGKIKLACSAEISEEETLEITPMSANVLRDLVVIP; from the coding sequence ATGCAGGTAAAAATTTATCGTTATGATCCGTCTATTGATACCGAAAGCCATTTTGATACGTTTGATGTGCCGGCGATGCCGCACTGGACGGTGATGGATGTTTTGGATTATATTTGTGAAAACTTAGACAGCACAATTGCGTATTTTAAGCATGGCGCGTGTGACCATGGCATCTGCGGCAGATGCTCTTTGCGTGTAAACGGCAAAATAAAGCTCGCCTGTTCCGCAGAAATTTCAGAGGAAGAAACACTTGAAATCACACCGATGAGTGCCAACGTGCTAAGAGATTTGGTTGTGATCCCGTAA